In one window of Candidatus Scalindua sp. DNA:
- the rpoC gene encoding DNA-directed RNA polymerase subunit beta', which translates to MYEKINEYSSARITLTSAEEIRNKSYGEVKKPETINYRTYRAEKDGLFCERIFGPERNWECFCGKYKGIKHKGIVCDRCGVKVTHSRVRRKRMGHINLATPVVHIWFFKAMPTRIGTLLSIKTRVLERIVYFQDYVVIDPGSTELKEGQVLTEDEYRDAKETFGETGFKADMGAEAIRKLLMNLDLQQLSDDLRLELKETKSKQRAKDITKRLEIVEAFLGSDNKPEWMVMDVVSVIPPDLRPLVLLESGDFASSDLNDLYRRIINRNNRLKKLIDLNAPDVIIRNEKRMLQQAVDALFDNSRSKRPILGSNNRPLKSLTDMIKGKQGRFRENLLGKRVDYSARSVIVVGPDLKLSQCGIPKKIALELFQPFIIRRLREIGLADTIKSAKKMLARQEEEVWDILDDVIHKHLVLLNRAPTLHRMGIQAFEPVLVEGNAIKLHPLVCRGFNADFDGDQMAVHLPLSVEAQIEAHTLMLSVHNIFSPASGEPIISPSQDIVLGCFFLTIDARNIDPKAKPRNFGSIEELLMAYADKKIGIHAQIGIRMEPGKIVLGAEGVQPMKGLLCVTTVGRVIFNDVLPAGLPFYNYPLDNRSLNNLIQDCYKILGKGSTIKLLDKIKEIGFKECTKAGLSISIMDLKMPEKKKQILEKTQKEVEKTQKLYRKGIITEGERYNQIIDEWTHAGELVAEEMLAEIKNDVRDGVPYLNPVYLMSASGARGSTQQLRQLAGMRGLMAKPSGKIIETPIKANFREGLNVLEYFSSTHGARKGLADTALKTADSGYLTRKLADVAQNVIINGEDCGTLNGICKSAVYRGDRVEVPLSKIIRGRVSLNNIVDLVRDEEIVRENELITEEKAKKIEALGYEKIRVRSPLTCELPTGLCVKCYGVDLSKGKMVENGTAVGMIAAQSIGEPGTQLTMKTFHIGGTATRSIEENEIRAKRAGHVKFSELNLVENPLGETIALDGKGEVIITDEKGRQIDRHVVPLGAVVRIKEGEKVSVNKAIIKWDPHMTPILAEMGGVVRFEDIIENKTMRKEYDPVTQIKRNVIIEHKGDLHPQIIIETHDGKIQGLYPIPEKAHIEVENEAVVSAGTLLAKTPREITRTEDITGGLPRVSEILEARRPKDPAVMSEIDGIVELGEKRRGKRTIIVKGESGLEIEHLVPRGKHLRVHRGDRVKSGDPLVEGPLVLQDILRICGEEELQEYTIKEVQNVYRSQNVPIDDKHVEIIVSQMLRKVQVEEPNDTRLLPNSIIDRYQFKEINRKIKEQNGKPATANSLLLGITKASIQSDSFISAASFQETTKVLTKAALEGKRDELVGLKENVILGHLVPTGTGAKFYHKLSAIGTEIERPEGEEVEEDLLSMSS; encoded by the coding sequence ATGTATGAAAAAATTAATGAGTACAGTTCTGCAAGGATAACCCTGACTTCAGCAGAAGAGATAAGAAACAAATCTTATGGTGAGGTAAAAAAACCGGAAACTATTAATTACCGGACTTACCGTGCCGAAAAGGACGGTCTTTTTTGTGAACGTATTTTCGGCCCGGAACGTAATTGGGAATGTTTTTGCGGCAAGTATAAAGGGATCAAGCATAAAGGGATAGTTTGCGACAGATGCGGTGTAAAGGTGACTCATTCTCGAGTGAGAAGGAAAAGAATGGGCCATATTAATCTGGCAACACCAGTTGTTCACATATGGTTTTTTAAGGCAATGCCCACGAGGATTGGTACCCTTTTAAGTATTAAAACCCGTGTCCTTGAAAGGATTGTCTATTTTCAAGACTATGTGGTGATAGATCCGGGTAGTACGGAACTTAAAGAGGGGCAGGTTTTGACTGAAGATGAGTATCGGGATGCCAAGGAGACGTTCGGCGAGACAGGTTTCAAGGCTGATATGGGTGCAGAGGCTATACGGAAGCTGCTTATGAATCTGGACCTGCAGCAGTTGTCTGATGATCTGAGGCTGGAGCTTAAAGAGACAAAATCCAAGCAGCGGGCAAAAGATATCACCAAGAGGTTGGAGATTGTCGAGGCCTTTCTGGGTTCAGATAATAAGCCGGAATGGATGGTCATGGATGTTGTTTCGGTAATTCCTCCAGACTTGAGACCCCTGGTTTTACTGGAGAGTGGGGACTTTGCAAGTTCAGATCTTAACGATCTCTACAGGCGAATTATTAATCGTAATAATCGTCTAAAAAAATTGATCGATCTTAATGCCCCTGATGTGATAATAAGGAATGAGAAGAGGATGCTGCAGCAGGCAGTAGATGCTCTTTTTGATAACAGCAGAAGTAAACGCCCTATTCTCGGGAGTAATAACAGGCCTTTGAAGTCACTGACTGATATGATTAAGGGAAAGCAGGGACGTTTCAGGGAAAATCTTCTTGGAAAAAGGGTCGATTATTCTGCACGGTCGGTAATAGTTGTTGGTCCAGATCTGAAGTTGAGTCAATGCGGTATCCCAAAGAAAATTGCCCTGGAGTTGTTTCAGCCTTTTATAATACGGCGTTTAAGAGAAATTGGGTTGGCCGATACGATCAAGAGTGCGAAAAAGATGCTTGCGAGACAGGAGGAGGAGGTGTGGGATATTCTGGATGATGTTATTCACAAGCATCTGGTGCTGCTCAACCGTGCACCCACTCTGCATCGAATGGGAATTCAGGCTTTTGAGCCTGTACTTGTTGAGGGGAATGCGATAAAATTGCACCCACTGGTGTGCAGGGGATTTAACGCTGACTTCGATGGCGACCAAATGGCTGTTCATTTACCGCTCTCAGTTGAGGCACAGATCGAGGCGCATACACTGATGCTTTCTGTACATAATATTTTCTCACCTGCATCGGGAGAACCTATTATTTCACCTTCTCAGGATATCGTATTGGGCTGTTTCTTCCTGACAATTGATGCCAGAAATATTGATCCCAAAGCTAAACCGAGGAATTTCGGAAGTATAGAAGAGCTCCTGATGGCATATGCAGATAAGAAAATTGGTATTCATGCGCAGATTGGGATCAGGATGGAACCGGGGAAAATTGTTCTGGGAGCCGAAGGTGTGCAACCTATGAAGGGGCTCTTGTGTGTTACGACTGTGGGGCGGGTAATTTTCAATGATGTGCTTCCCGCGGGTTTGCCATTTTACAATTATCCGCTTGATAACAGATCGCTTAATAATCTTATTCAGGATTGTTATAAGATTTTGGGTAAAGGAAGTACTATTAAATTATTGGACAAAATAAAGGAAATTGGATTTAAAGAGTGCACAAAGGCCGGCCTTTCAATATCTATAATGGACTTGAAAATGCCGGAGAAGAAAAAGCAGATCCTTGAAAAAACACAAAAGGAAGTAGAAAAAACGCAGAAGCTGTACAGGAAAGGTATTATTACTGAAGGGGAAAGATATAACCAGATTATCGATGAATGGACCCATGCGGGTGAACTCGTGGCGGAAGAGATGCTTGCTGAGATCAAGAATGATGTCAGGGATGGTGTTCCTTATCTCAATCCGGTGTATCTGATGTCCGCATCTGGTGCAAGAGGGAGTACTCAACAGCTTAGGCAGCTTGCTGGGATGAGAGGATTGATGGCAAAACCTTCTGGTAAAATAATAGAAACACCTATTAAGGCCAACTTTAGAGAAGGGTTGAACGTATTGGAATATTTCAGTTCGACCCATGGTGCACGTAAAGGGCTGGCAGATACAGCTTTGAAGACAGCAGACTCAGGTTATCTGACAAGAAAACTTGCAGATGTTGCGCAAAATGTTATAATCAACGGCGAGGATTGCGGTACCCTTAACGGGATCTGTAAAAGTGCGGTTTATCGTGGAGACCGTGTCGAGGTTCCACTTTCAAAAATAATACGGGGCAGGGTTTCCCTTAATAATATTGTAGATTTGGTCAGGGATGAGGAAATTGTCAGGGAGAATGAGTTAATAACCGAAGAAAAAGCTAAAAAGATAGAGGCATTGGGATATGAAAAGATTCGGGTTCGTTCCCCTTTAACCTGTGAACTGCCGACTGGACTGTGTGTTAAATGTTATGGGGTTGATCTTTCTAAGGGAAAGATGGTGGAAAATGGTACTGCGGTTGGTATGATAGCGGCGCAGTCGATAGGCGAGCCTGGTACCCAGTTGACGATGAAGACTTTTCATATTGGAGGAACTGCGACCCGGTCCATAGAAGAGAATGAGATTCGGGCTAAAAGGGCCGGCCATGTTAAATTCAGTGAACTTAATTTAGTTGAAAATCCACTGGGGGAAACAATAGCACTCGACGGTAAAGGTGAAGTAATCATTACAGATGAAAAGGGGAGACAGATTGACAGACATGTTGTTCCCCTTGGTGCAGTAGTTCGTATAAAAGAGGGGGAAAAGGTTTCTGTAAATAAGGCAATTATCAAATGGGATCCGCACATGACACCCATCCTGGCTGAGATGGGGGGGGTGGTTCGTTTTGAAGATATAATTGAGAACAAGACGATGCGAAAGGAGTATGATCCGGTTACTCAGATTAAAAGAAATGTTATTATTGAGCACAAAGGAGACCTGCATCCACAAATAATTATCGAGACACACGACGGAAAGATCCAGGGGCTTTACCCAATACCTGAAAAGGCTCACATAGAGGTTGAAAATGAAGCCGTTGTTTCTGCCGGTACACTTCTTGCCAAGACACCGAGAGAGATTACAAGAACTGAAGATATTACCGGGGGGTTGCCGAGAGTTTCTGAAATTCTTGAGGCGAGAAGGCCAAAGGATCCGGCTGTAATGAGTGAAATTGACGGGATAGTAGAGCTGGGAGAAAAGAGGAGAGGAAAGAGGACGATTATTGTCAAGGGTGAATCAGGTCTTGAAATAGAGCATCTGGTGCCTCGTGGTAAACATTTAAGAGTGCACAGGGGCGATAGGGTAAAATCCGGTGATCCTCTGGTCGAAGGCCCCCTCGTCTTACAGGATATCCTGAGAATTTGTGGAGAAGAGGAATTACAGGAATACACGATCAAGGAAGTTCAGAATGTGTATCGTTCGCAAAACGTGCCTATCGATGATAAGCATGTAGAGATAATTGTTTCCCAGATGTTGAGAAAGGTGCAGGTGGAGGAGCCTAATGACACGAGACTTTTGCCCAATTCTATTATTGACAGGTACCAGTTCAAGGAAATCAACCGTAAAATAAAAGAGCAAAATGGTAAGCCTGCAACTGCAAATTCACTATTACTGGGAATAACCAAGGCCTCTATCCAGTCCGATAGCTTTATATCAGCGGCCTCGTTCCAGGAGACGACAAAAGTGTTGACAAAGGCGGCACTAGAGGGGAAGAGGGATGAGCTGGTAGGATTAAAAGAAAATGTTATATTGGGCCATCTGGTGCCGACAGGCACCGGGGCTAAGTTTTACCATAAATTGTCGGCAATCGGGACTGAGATTGAACGTCCTGAAGGGGAAGAGGTAGAAGAGGACCTTTTATCCATGTCGAGCTAA
- the rpsL gene encoding 30S ribosomal protein S12 encodes MPTINQLVRKGRKKVLKKSKSVDLEGCPQKKGVCLQVMTRTPKKPNSALRKAARVRLTNGKEVNAYIPGEGHNLQEHSIVLLRGGRVRDLPGVKYHIIRGKLDTAGVDGRKRGRSKYGAKSTK; translated from the coding sequence ATGCCAACGATTAATCAGCTTGTAAGAAAAGGTAGAAAGAAAGTATTGAAAAAAAGCAAAAGTGTCGATTTGGAAGGTTGCCCTCAGAAAAAAGGTGTCTGTCTTCAGGTAATGACCCGTACACCTAAAAAGCCAAATTCAGCTTTAAGGAAAGCAGCGAGGGTGAGGTTAACAAACGGGAAAGAAGTTAACGCCTACATACCCGGTGAAGGACATAATTTGCAGGAGCATTCGATTGTCTTGTTAAGGGGTGGTAGGGTACGTGACCTTCCCGGTGTTAAGTATCATATAATTCGAGGAAAACTTGATACCGCCGGCGTTGACGGGAGAAAAAGAGGTAGATCAAAATATGGGGCAAAAAGCACTAAATAA
- the rpsG gene encoding 30S ribosomal protein S7, translating into MSLQYKSTEAYLKPDVRYRSQLVTKLVNCMMHKGKKSVAEKLVYQAMEHLRTRFEDKEPLEILETAINNVKPLVEVKSRRVGGATYQVPIEVSRKRQLSLAIRWVINAVRNKKGKASYLKFADEISDAYKKQGVSITQRENTHKMAEANKAFAHFGWSRY; encoded by the coding sequence ATGTCGTTGCAATATAAGAGTACTGAGGCATATCTGAAACCTGATGTGCGTTACCGGAGCCAGCTGGTCACAAAGTTGGTCAACTGTATGATGCACAAGGGGAAGAAAAGTGTTGCTGAGAAACTTGTGTATCAGGCAATGGAACATTTGAGAACACGGTTTGAAGATAAGGAACCATTGGAAATATTAGAAACTGCGATAAATAATGTTAAACCGCTGGTTGAGGTCAAATCAAGGCGTGTCGGTGGTGCAACATATCAGGTACCAATCGAGGTGTCCAGAAAACGGCAATTGTCGCTGGCGATAAGGTGGGTTATTAATGCGGTACGAAATAAGAAGGGGAAGGCTTCGTATCTAAAATTTGCTGATGAAATTTCAGACGCATATAAAAAGCAGGGTGTTTCAATAACACAGAGAGAGAATACCCATAAAATGGCAGAAGCAAATAAGGCCTTTGCGCATTTCGGGTGGAGTAGATATTAA
- the fusA gene encoding elongation factor G: MKKTDKLENLRNIGIAAHIDAGKTTVSERILYYTGRNFKLGEVHEGTAVMDWMEEEQKRGITITAAATSCTWGDFQINLIDTPGHVDFTMEVERSLRVLDGAICVFCAVSGVEAQSETVWRQADRYKVPRICFVNKMDRVGSDFIKVLADIKAKLSKKAIPIQLPLGKEAGFKGVVDLIKCKAYVYGYADDVAGENYEISDIPDDMMPLFKQYREVMIEGIADKVDWFMDKYLNESEITEKDIIKAVREGVISGKLIPVLCGSAFKNKGVQQLLDAVCAYLPAPVDVPPVKGTHPKEDAIEERKPLDTEPFSALAFKIASDKHGDLTYLRIYSGKVESGNRYLNPRLGKKELVSRIYRMHANNREQLDSASVGEIVAVIGLKQVATGDTLCDEGKPIVLEQIDFPETVISMAIEPKSEAEKEKLGVVLGRLAKEDPTFKVTSDKETGQMIIAGMGELHLEVLKNRMLSEYNINANVGAPRVSYRETIKNKVEVEGKFVKQTGGRGQYGHVEIILEPYEGEKSVEFENKIVGGAISKPYIKAAEKGIKDTAETGLSGGYPLINIKVTLIDGSMHQVDSSEIAFYNAASIALKEGVEKAKSVVLEPIMKIEVTIPENYLGDVLGELHSRRAEIMELVTLGDLRIIKGKIPLAETFGYTTVLRSITQGRGSYTAEPLEYKPMPAKVHSAAT; encoded by the coding sequence ATGAAAAAGACGGATAAGCTTGAAAATTTAAGGAATATCGGTATAGCCGCTCATATAGATGCGGGAAAAACAACGGTCTCAGAAAGGATTCTCTATTACACTGGGAGAAATTTTAAACTGGGAGAAGTCCATGAGGGAACGGCGGTGATGGACTGGATGGAGGAGGAGCAGAAGCGGGGTATTACCATTACTGCTGCTGCTACTTCTTGTACCTGGGGTGATTTCCAGATAAACTTAATTGATACCCCTGGTCACGTTGACTTTACCATGGAAGTAGAAAGATCTCTCAGGGTTCTGGATGGTGCGATCTGTGTTTTTTGTGCTGTAAGTGGTGTGGAGGCTCAATCGGAAACGGTCTGGAGGCAGGCTGACCGGTATAAGGTTCCTCGAATATGCTTTGTCAACAAGATGGATAGGGTCGGTTCAGATTTTATCAAAGTTCTTGCAGACATTAAAGCAAAGCTGAGTAAAAAAGCAATTCCAATACAGCTGCCTCTTGGGAAAGAAGCTGGTTTTAAAGGAGTCGTCGATCTCATAAAGTGCAAAGCCTATGTTTACGGGTATGCGGATGACGTTGCAGGAGAGAATTATGAAATATCTGATATTCCTGATGATATGATGCCACTTTTTAAACAGTATCGAGAAGTAATGATCGAGGGTATAGCAGATAAGGTCGATTGGTTTATGGATAAATACCTTAACGAGAGTGAGATCACTGAGAAGGACATAATAAAGGCGGTTCGTGAAGGTGTTATTTCAGGTAAATTGATACCAGTTCTGTGCGGATCTGCCTTTAAGAACAAGGGAGTACAGCAACTGTTAGATGCAGTCTGTGCTTATCTTCCTGCACCGGTTGATGTGCCTCCTGTTAAAGGGACTCATCCGAAAGAAGATGCGATAGAAGAGAGAAAACCGCTGGATACAGAGCCTTTCAGTGCATTAGCCTTCAAGATAGCCTCGGATAAGCATGGTGATCTTACCTATCTCCGCATTTATTCCGGGAAGGTTGAATCGGGGAATAGGTATCTGAATCCCAGGTTAGGAAAGAAGGAGCTGGTCAGCAGGATTTATCGGATGCATGCTAATAACCGCGAACAGCTGGATAGTGCATCGGTGGGTGAGATCGTAGCTGTGATAGGCCTTAAACAGGTAGCTACCGGTGATACTCTGTGTGACGAAGGCAAGCCGATTGTGTTGGAGCAGATTGATTTTCCGGAAACAGTAATCTCGATGGCGATCGAACCAAAATCTGAGGCGGAAAAGGAAAAGTTGGGTGTTGTGTTAGGCCGGCTGGCGAAGGAAGACCCTACATTCAAGGTAACATCTGACAAAGAGACCGGGCAGATGATTATTGCTGGTATGGGAGAGCTGCATCTTGAAGTTCTGAAAAACAGAATGCTGAGTGAGTATAACATCAACGCTAATGTCGGTGCACCGAGGGTCTCATATCGTGAAACGATTAAGAATAAAGTTGAAGTTGAAGGGAAATTTGTCAAGCAAACAGGTGGTAGAGGTCAGTATGGCCATGTAGAGATTATCCTTGAGCCTTACGAAGGTGAAAAATCGGTTGAATTTGAAAATAAGATTGTAGGCGGTGCCATATCGAAGCCCTATATAAAGGCAGCTGAAAAGGGTATTAAGGATACAGCTGAGACGGGTCTGTCTGGTGGATACCCCCTGATAAATATCAAAGTGACCTTGATCGATGGCTCAATGCATCAGGTTGATTCATCTGAAATTGCCTTTTATAATGCAGCGAGTATTGCTTTGAAAGAGGGTGTTGAAAAGGCGAAATCAGTTGTCCTTGAGCCTATTATGAAAATTGAAGTTACGATTCCGGAAAATTATCTTGGCGATGTACTGGGAGAATTACACAGCCGCCGAGCGGAAATCATGGAATTGGTAACGCTGGGAGATCTGAGGATAATTAAGGGTAAGATCCCTCTGGCTGAGACTTTTGGTTATACTACGGTCTTGAGATCAATCACTCAGGGTAGGGGCTCCTACACTGCTGAACCATTAGAATATAAACCTATGCCCGCAAAAGTTCATAGTGCAGCTACGTGA
- the tuf gene encoding elongation factor Tu translates to MAKEVFKRTKPHVNVGTIGHVDHGKTTLTSVITNTLAAKGFAKARAFDSIDNAPEERDRGITIAIAHVEYETEKRHYAHVDCPGHADYVKNMITGAAQMDGAILVVSAPDGPMPQTREHILLARQVGVPRIVVFLNKLDQLEDPELLELVELEIRELLSKYEFPGDDIPVIKGSALKAAGCGCAKAECENCGPILELMDALDSYIPDPVREIDKPFLMSLEDVFSIKGRGTVGTGRVERGIVKVGDEVEIVGMTEVVRKTVVTGVEMFNKTLDQGQAGDNLGVLLRGVEKDDLERGQVLAVPKSITPHTKFEAEAYILTKEEGGRHTPFFNGYRPQFYFRTTDVTGSVNLLGGAEMVMPGDNAKLEIELVTPIAMEQELRFAIREGGKTVGAGVVTKIIA, encoded by the coding sequence ATGGCTAAGGAGGTATTCAAGAGGACGAAGCCGCATGTGAATGTGGGAACGATTGGGCATGTGGATCACGGTAAGACGACGTTGACATCGGTGATAACGAACACACTTGCTGCAAAGGGTTTTGCCAAGGCGAGGGCATTTGATTCGATAGACAATGCGCCGGAGGAGCGGGACCGCGGGATAACGATAGCGATAGCGCATGTGGAGTATGAGACGGAAAAAAGGCATTATGCCCATGTGGATTGTCCCGGTCATGCTGATTATGTAAAGAATATGATAACCGGGGCTGCGCAGATGGATGGTGCGATCCTGGTGGTGAGCGCACCGGATGGTCCGATGCCGCAGACTCGAGAGCATATACTGCTTGCAAGGCAGGTGGGCGTTCCGAGAATTGTGGTTTTTTTAAATAAGCTGGATCAGCTGGAAGATCCCGAGCTGCTTGAGCTGGTAGAGTTGGAGATAAGGGAGCTGTTAAGCAAGTATGAGTTTCCGGGAGATGATATCCCTGTGATAAAGGGGTCGGCTCTCAAGGCGGCGGGATGTGGCTGTGCGAAGGCTGAGTGTGAGAACTGTGGGCCGATATTGGAGTTAATGGATGCGCTGGATAGCTACATACCGGATCCGGTCAGAGAGATAGACAAGCCGTTTTTGATGTCCCTGGAAGATGTCTTCAGTATCAAAGGGCGGGGAACGGTAGGTACGGGTCGGGTCGAGCGGGGTATCGTGAAGGTGGGAGATGAGGTTGAGATAGTTGGGATGACAGAGGTGGTACGTAAGACGGTGGTGACAGGGGTAGAGATGTTTAATAAGACGTTGGATCAGGGGCAGGCTGGCGATAACCTGGGTGTTTTGTTGAGGGGGGTCGAGAAGGATGATCTGGAGCGCGGACAGGTGCTGGCAGTTCCGAAGAGTATAACTCCGCACACGAAGTTTGAGGCGGAGGCGTATATATTGACAAAAGAGGAGGGTGGAAGGCATACTCCGTTTTTCAATGGTTACAGGCCTCAGTTTTATTTTCGAACAACAGATGTGACTGGTTCGGTGAATTTGCTGGGAGGTGCGGAGATGGTGATGCCGGGGGACAATGCGAAGCTGGAGATAGAGCTGGTGACGCCCATAGCGATGGAGCAGGAGTTGAGGTTTGCGATACGGGAGGGTGGAAAGACCGTGGGTGCGGGTGTTGTTACTAAAATTATAGCATGA
- the rpsJ gene encoding 30S ribosomal protein S10 — protein sequence MANEVDFKIRIRMESYDHRNLDISAADIVETAKRTGAKVCGPIPLPTRIERFTVLRSPHVDKKSREQFEIRTHKRLIDIVEPTGKTVDALNKLNMPAGIEIKIKA from the coding sequence ATGGCTAACGAAGTTGACTTTAAAATACGGATTAGAATGGAATCATATGATCACAGAAATCTTGATATATCAGCAGCGGATATCGTGGAGACTGCAAAACGTACGGGTGCGAAAGTGTGCGGCCCGATACCATTGCCGACACGGATAGAGAGGTTTACGGTTTTACGTTCACCACATGTTGATAAAAAGTCAAGAGAGCAGTTTGAGATCAGAACACATAAACGGTTAATCGATATCGTCGAGCCGACTGGTAAAACCGTTGATGCCTTAAATAAGTTGAATATGCCTGCAGGTATTGAGATAAAAATCAAGGCTTGA
- the rplC gene encoding 50S ribosomal protein L3: protein MAIGLLGKKIGMSQVYNDKGDVVPITLIEAGPCDILQIKTEQNDGYAAIQMGFEEKKEKNATKAEIGHCKKAKMTPKRFIRELSVSLGDQYEIGQRLTVSIFEGVDKLDISGTSKGKGFAGVMKRWGFRGGPATHGSTNHRGPGSIGAGTDPGRVLKGRKMAGRMGGVRATIKNIEVVKIDKDNNIICVKGAVPGPKGGYVTLKKCK from the coding sequence ATGGCGATTGGATTACTGGGAAAAAAAATAGGTATGTCTCAGGTTTATAATGATAAAGGAGATGTTGTCCCTATTACATTAATTGAAGCGGGACCGTGTGATATTTTGCAGATAAAGACAGAGCAAAATGACGGATATGCTGCTATTCAGATGGGGTTTGAGGAGAAGAAGGAGAAAAACGCTACCAAGGCGGAGATTGGGCATTGCAAGAAGGCTAAAATGACTCCTAAAAGATTTATCAGGGAATTGAGTGTCAGTTTAGGTGATCAATATGAAATTGGTCAAAGGCTGACAGTTAGTATTTTTGAGGGTGTAGATAAGCTTGATATTTCAGGTACGAGTAAAGGAAAAGGTTTTGCTGGAGTTATGAAAAGATGGGGGTTCCGAGGCGGTCCGGCAACGCATGGTTCTACCAACCATAGGGGCCCAGGATCAATTGGCGCGGGGACTGATCCTGGCAGAGTCCTGAAAGGACGGAAAATGGCAGGTAGGATGGGTGGTGTACGGGCGACGATAAAGAATATCGAGGTTGTGAAAATTGATAAGGACAACAATATAATATGTGTTAAAGGTGCCGTACCTGGGCCAAAAGGTGGATATGTTACTTTGAAAAAGTGTAAATAA
- the rplD gene encoding 50S ribosomal protein L4 has translation MLEVQVFDKNGELQEPISVSEEGFGGTVHRALLRDAVIMYEANMRDTIACTKTRAEVSGGGRKPWAQKHTGRARAGSSRSPLWKGGGIVFGPRPRDFRYSMPRKAKKVALYSAILAKLKDNEVTLIEDFVFEKPSTKKMVCLLRSLGITGSCLLVMQNKEEKVWKSSRNIYDIKLKLASELCAYDMVKYKHTLMTVEAFEWLKKE, from the coding sequence ATGCTGGAAGTGCAAGTATTTGATAAAAACGGGGAGTTGCAGGAGCCGATCTCAGTTTCTGAGGAAGGTTTCGGTGGAACAGTTCATAGAGCTCTTTTACGGGATGCGGTAATTATGTATGAAGCAAACATGAGAGACACAATTGCATGTACCAAAACCAGGGCTGAAGTTTCAGGAGGTGGCCGTAAACCTTGGGCACAGAAGCACACTGGAAGGGCAAGGGCCGGAAGCAGTCGATCACCTTTGTGGAAGGGTGGTGGGATAGTCTTCGGACCAAGACCAAGAGACTTTCGTTATTCAATGCCACGTAAAGCTAAAAAGGTGGCTCTCTATTCTGCTATATTGGCAAAATTAAAAGATAACGAGGTTACGTTGATAGAAGATTTTGTTTTTGAAAAGCCAAGTACCAAGAAAATGGTCTGTTTGCTCAGGTCTTTAGGTATTACGGGCAGCTGTCTTCTTGTTATGCAGAATAAAGAGGAGAAGGTTTGGAAATCTTCTCGGAATATCTATGACATAAAATTGAAATTAGCATCAGAGCTGTGTGCCTACGATATGGTGAAATATAAACACACCCTGATGACAGTTGAAGCATTTGAATGGTTGAAGAAAGAGTGA
- the rplW gene encoding 50S ribosomal protein L23: protein MDYYQIIKKPLHSEKSVADREVTNSFHFEVSRKANKIQIKEAIEKLFEVKVENVRTLNRNGKKRSYRNKIYNTSSWKKAIVTLKEGNTIDFGY, encoded by the coding sequence ATGGACTATTATCAGATTATAAAAAAACCTTTACATTCGGAAAAAAGTGTTGCTGACAGGGAAGTGACGAATTCGTTTCATTTCGAAGTGAGCAGAAAAGCTAACAAAATTCAAATAAAAGAAGCTATAGAAAAGTTATTTGAAGTCAAGGTGGAAAATGTGAGAACACTCAACAGGAATGGGAAGAAAAGAAGTTATCGGAACAAGATATATAATACAAGTAGCTGGAAAAAGGCAATAGTGACCTTGAAAGAGGGTAATACTATAGATTTTGGCTACTAA